One window of the Sciurus carolinensis chromosome 8, mSciCar1.2, whole genome shotgun sequence genome contains the following:
- the Crybb3 gene encoding beta-crystallin B3 has translation MAEQHGAPEQAAAGKSHGGLGGGYKVTVYELENFQGKRCELSAECPNLTDSLLEKVGSIQVESGPWLAFERRSFRGEQFVLEKGDYPRWDAWSNSRHSDSLLSLRPLHIDGPDHKLHLFENPAFSGRKMEIVDDDVPSLWAHGFQDRVASIRAINGTWVGYEFPGYRGRQYVLERGEYRHWNEWDANQPQLQSVRRIRDQKWHKRGCFLSS, from the exons ATGGCTGAGCAGCACGGAGCGCCCGAGCAGGCTGCAGCCGGCAAGAGCCACGGAGGCCTGGGTGGTGGCTACAAG GTGACCGTGTACGAGCTAGAGAACTTCCAGGGTAAGCGGTGCGAGCTCTCGGCGGAGTGCCCCAACCTGACCGACAGCCTGCTGGAGAAGGTGGGCTCCATCCAAGTGGAGTCGGGGCC GTGGCTGGCGTTCGAGCGCAGGTCCTTCCGCGGGGAACAGTTTGTCCTGGAGAAGGGAGACTACCCTCGCTGGGATGCCTGGTCCAACAGCCGCCACAGTGACAGCCTCCTGTCCCTGCGGCCTCTGCACATT GATGGCCCAGACCACAAGCTGCACCTGTTCGAGAACCCTGCCTTCAGCGGCCGCAAGATGGAAATAGTGGACGACGACGTGCCCAGCCTGTGGGCCCACGGCTTCCAGGACCGCGTGGCCAGCATCCGCGCCATCAACGGGAC GTGGGTCGGCTATGAGTTCCCCGGCTACCGCGGGCGCCAGTACGTGCTGGAGCGGGGCGAGTACCGTCACTGGAACGAGTGGGACGCCAACCAGCCGCAGCTGCAGTCCGTGCGCCGCATCCGCGACCAGAAGTGGCACAAGCGGGGCTGCTTCCTCAGCAGCTGA